One Streptosporangiales bacterium genomic region harbors:
- a CDS encoding SDR family oxidoreductase has protein sequence MSGAASTDTIASACATASGSRVRRCVRICSAAGQPGVVTPAILAPLAQGAGSCRRRRSLVGERRVALVTGASRRRGIAAAVAERLARDGFDLALHSWAPFDDEMPWGAEPEGPGAVAAACREAGADVTVRQGDLADPEEPRRAVDATYEAYGRLDALCAVHARSSTYALADTTAAELDLCFAVNARSIVLLAQAYAARHDASRRGRLVTFTSGQYHGAMPDEIPYAVTKGTVHQMTATLAGALGSKGITVNCVDPGPCDTGWADAETRAWVAARMPGGRWTEPTDAAALVAWLAGPDADRVTGQVMAADGGWSTCRSG, from the coding sequence ATGTCCGGCGCCGCGAGCACGGACACCATCGCGTCGGCGTGCGCGACGGCAAGCGGTTCGAGGGTCAGGCGGTGCGTGCGGATCTGCTCCGCGGCGGGCCAGCCGGGCGTGGTCACGCCGGCCATCCTGGCACCCTTGGCACAGGGTGCGGGGTCGTGTCGCAGGAGGAGGAGTCTCGTGGGTGAACGCCGGGTCGCGCTCGTCACCGGAGCCAGTCGGCGGCGGGGGATCGCCGCGGCGGTCGCCGAGCGTCTCGCGCGGGACGGCTTCGACCTCGCGCTGCACTCGTGGGCGCCGTTCGACGACGAGATGCCGTGGGGTGCGGAGCCGGAGGGGCCCGGCGCCGTCGCGGCGGCCTGCCGGGAGGCGGGCGCCGACGTCACGGTGCGGCAGGGCGACCTCGCCGACCCCGAGGAGCCGCGCCGGGCCGTCGACGCGACGTACGAGGCGTACGGGCGGCTCGACGCGCTCTGCGCCGTGCACGCGCGCAGCAGCACGTACGCGCTCGCCGACACCACCGCCGCCGAGCTCGACCTGTGCTTCGCGGTCAACGCGCGCAGCATCGTGCTGCTCGCGCAGGCGTACGCGGCGCGCCACGACGCGAGCCGCCGCGGTCGCCTGGTGACGTTCACGTCCGGGCAGTACCACGGCGCGATGCCGGACGAGATCCCGTACGCCGTGACCAAGGGCACCGTGCACCAGATGACCGCGACGCTCGCCGGCGCGCTCGGGTCGAAGGGGATCACGGTGAACTGCGTCGATCCCGGGCCGTGCGACACCGGCTGGGCCGACGCGGAGACCCGCGCGTGGGTCGCGGCCCGCATGCCCGGTGGCCGCTGGACCGAGCCGACCGACGCGGCGGCGCTGGTGGCGTGGCTCGCCGGACCCGACGCCGACCGCGTCACCGGCCAGGTCATGGCGGCCGACGGCGGCTGGTCGACCTGTCGCAGCGGCTGA